From the genome of Anaerobacillus sp. CMMVII:
ATCTGCAGCAAATTACCTAACAAAAACTGAGTTTTAGACATTCTTCCGCCTTTATGGAATTGATCTAAACTGCCAAGTAAAATATATTTTTCAGAGTTCAATGCCTCTTCACGTAATTTATTAGCAATCTCTTTGTGATTATCAAGACTTTTTGCTAACTCCATACCCTTATAAATTAACGTCGTAATCGTATATGACATTGACTGTGAATCAACAATCTCTCCGTCAAGCTCAGCCATTTCCATACCTGCTCTAGAACTTTCTACTGTTCCACTTAATTTCCCAGAGACATGTACTGCAATAACATGATCATATTCAGCTTTAAGCTTTTCATAGAGCTCGGCAAATCTTCCAACTGAAGGTTGAGATGTTTTTGGAACTTCCTTGGCACTATTAATCCTTGAATAAAGTTCTTTTGTTGTTAAATCAACGCCATCTTCAAACGTACGGTCAGGAAAAATAATTGCGAGTGGCATAACGTAAACGTCTGGATTTTCCTGTAATTCTTTCGTAATATATGCGGTGCTATCGGTAACCCAAGCTATTTTTTTACTCATCGCTCATACCCTTTTTTCTTTAGATTTTTGCAACACAGAATACAAATATACACTGGTTAAATTTGTTATTACTTGGTAATGTAACCAAGTAGTAAACTTATGAGATACTCCTTTATTGTACCGAACAGGATAGCGTTTGCATACATGATAGATGTCATATATTGTTCAAATTTGTAGCTAGGAAAATGAACATTTATGTAGAATTTGAGTAAGAAGGAAAGATAGATGTTTCGATTTTTTTAATTAAGGTTATCTTAATAAATAGGGATAGATGCATTTTATTCTAATTATCACATGAGAATATTTATCATTTGATAATCATTAAAATGTTTGTTATCATGAACATATCATAGATGTTAAG
Proteins encoded in this window:
- a CDS encoding DegV family protein → MSKKIAWVTDSTAYITKELQENPDVYVMPLAIIFPDRTFEDGVDLTTKELYSRINSAKEVPKTSQPSVGRFAELYEKLKAEYDHVIAVHVSGKLSGTVESSRAGMEMAELDGEIVDSQSMSYTITTLIYKGMELAKSLDNHKEIANKLREEALNSEKYILLGSLDQFHKGGRMSKTQFLLGNLLQIKPIITIKTSGEFDLFQKVRSEKKAVNRLVELLAASYEKHHIPEVQIMHGNVLDKALEVQKKIEAQFPTIRVVIGEISSTIAVHAGEGTVALIWHNESK